One Eisenibacter elegans DSM 3317 genomic window, CACCTGCTACTCTTTGCAGTGTAGGCAACATTTGGGCGGTAAGCTCTGGCTGGTTGTAGGTCAATGGAGCCGCTTTGATGATTTCGACCTCGGCCTCTGCGCCGGAGCTTTCGGCGATTTTGGTGGCCGTACGGTGAATATCAGCGTGAAGCTTGTCGCGCATCGAGGCATTGAGTGTGCGGATGGTGCCGGTGAGCATCACCTCTTCAGGAATGATATTGTTGCGCACCCCTCCGTGAATAGCCCCAATCGTAATGACAGCAGCCTCACGGGTTAGTTCGGTTTGGCGGCTGACGACTGTCTGCAAGCCCTGTATGATTTGGGCAGCGGCTACTACGGGGTCTACCCCGGTCCAGGGGGTGGAGCCGTGGGTTTGTTTGCCCTTGACCTTGATTTGGAGGATGTCTGCAGCGGCCATAATACCTTCCGGTTTGTAGCGGATAGTGCCTACCTCGGTAGCCGAGTTGATGTGTAGGCCAAACATGACCTCTAGCCCAAAGCGCTCTATCAGACCTTCTTCGACCATCAGCGCCGCGCCGCCCTTTTCGCCCGGAGGGGGGCCTTCTTCAGCAGGCTGGAAGACAAACACAATCGTACCGCTGAGCTCGTTTTTTAGCTGGCTCAGGATGTCGGCGGCGGCCATCAGGATAGCCACGTGGGTATCATGCCCGCAGGCGTGCATGACCCCCACCTCTTGGCCGTTGTATTCGCCAATGGCTTTTGAGGCAAAAGGCAAGTCTACACGCTCTTTTACGGGCAACGCATCCATATCGGCACGCAAGCCTACAGTAGGCCCGGGCTTCGCCCCTTTGAGCACCCCCACTACGCCGGTATGGGCAATTCCGGTATGTACCTCCAGCCCTAAGGAGCGCAGATGTGCGGCCACTTTTTCGGCGGTTTTAAACTCCCGGTTGGAGAGTTCGGGATTTTGGTGGATGTCGCGCCGCCATTCAATCATGCGCCCTTCGATGGCATCGGCCATTTGGGCTATCTTCTTGTCCACAGGGCTTTGTGCCCATAGTGATGTGGTACAAACCCAAAAGAACAATAAAGTCAATAAAGGTATGGGTCTAATCATTGTATCTGGAATAGAGGTTTGAAAATGAAGTTATCACAACTAAAGTTAAGCAAATATCCCGAACTTATGGGCAAAAGCCCCATATTGAAGGGGGGGCTTGTGCCAAGAGGCAAAAAATATGTATCTTTGCCCACAGGCAGTCCAGACCCCGTAGTTCAACCGGATAGAATAGAAGTTTCCTAAACTTTTGATGTGGGTTCGAGTCCCGCCGGGGTCACAATCACTTCTTAGAAAAGACTATGGCCGTTATTTTAATGCTTATTATTGCCGGCATCTTGGTAGCAGCCGGGTTTTTGTTGGCTTTTATTTGGGCAGTACGCAGTGGCCAATACGACGATACCGAGTCGCCGGCAGTACGCATCCTCTTTGATGACAAACCTAGGGGGCCACAAACAAATGCCAAAACACAAGAGAAAAAAACTTCCTAAAACCCAAGTATATCCAATAGGGTTGTTTATATTTGTGGCATATTCCAATATAATGAGCAAAATAATATGAAGACTTGGTTTGCCTGTACAGTCAAGTATGACAAAGAAGAGGGTGAAAAGGTACAAAAAGTAACCGAAAACTACTTGGTGGATGCCATCTCATTTTCGGAAGCCGAAACCCGTATGTATGAGGAGCTGGGCAGTGTCATCCGCTCAGAGTTTAAGGTACACAGCATCTCTCAAACAAAATTTGCCGATATATTCCCTTTTGACGATAGCGACCAGTGGTACCAATGTAAGATTTCGTATGTCAGCATCGACGAAAAAAGCGGCAAAGAGAAAAAAATCAGCCAAGTGATGCTGATTACGGCCACGGATGTCAAACAAGCGTATGAGCGCCTCGAAGAGCGCCTTAGCACGATGATTGTGCCTTATACCGTACACAGCATCTCTGAAAGTAAGATTCTCGAAATATTTGAATATGTCTCTTCCGAAGAGCGTCGCGTACGGCTTTTGAGCAAAGAAAGCGCAGAGGCATAACACAAGAAAATCAGCCATCCCATATGTTTGGGTTGGCTTTTTTCTTAGCACGCGCTCTTAGGGCGATTATTCCACAAACCAAGCGAAAGCGGCATCCCTATCAAGGAAATATTGCACCTGAGCTGGTGCCTCGCCTACAGTTTGCTCTGTAGACAAATGGGCAACCAAATCTTGTGGTACTACAATTGCAAACTTTTCTACACCCACACTAAGGCAAGCTTCTCAGCGATGTCTTGCATAGATAGGCCGTCAAAGTAATAATAAGTCATCACTTCCCTACAAGTTTTGCCCAAACTATGATTCATTTCGAGGAAATTTACTTTTCCTGATTTTATCAAAAATACAAATTTGAAACCTGAAAAAGGCTAATCAAGCTCTGTAGGTTTGTAGA contains:
- a CDS encoding amidohydrolase, with protein sequence MDKKIAQMADAIEGRMIEWRRDIHQNPELSNREFKTAEKVAAHLRSLGLEVHTGIAHTGVVGVLKGAKPGPTVGLRADMDALPVKERVDLPFASKAIGEYNGQEVGVMHACGHDTHVAILMAAADILSQLKNELSGTIVFVFQPAEEGPPPGEKGGAALMVEEGLIERFGLEVMFGLHINSATEVGTIRYKPEGIMAAADILQIKVKGKQTHGSTPWTGVDPVVAAAQIIQGLQTVVSRQTELTREAAVITIGAIHGGVRNNIIPEEVMLTGTIRTLNASMRDKLHADIHRTATKIAESSGAEAEVEIIKAAPLTYNQPELTAQMLPTLQRVAGADKVLLMNAVTGAEDFGCYGEKIPALFFFIGGMTLGNDPAKAPPHHTPDFYIDEAGMKTGLRALCHLALDYTQQKRKK
- the ccoS gene encoding cbb3-type cytochrome oxidase assembly protein CcoS — encoded protein: MAVILMLIIAGILVAAGFLLAFIWAVRSGQYDDTESPAVRILFDDKPRGPQTNAKTQEKKTS
- a CDS encoding DUF4494 domain-containing protein, whose amino-acid sequence is MKTWFACTVKYDKEEGEKVQKVTENYLVDAISFSEAETRMYEELGSVIRSEFKVHSISQTKFADIFPFDDSDQWYQCKISYVSIDEKSGKEKKISQVMLITATDVKQAYERLEERLSTMIVPYTVHSISESKILEIFEYVSSEERRVRLLSKESAEA